The following coding sequences lie in one Megalodesulfovibrio gigas DSM 1382 = ATCC 19364 genomic window:
- the tmcC gene encoding TmcC family electron transfer complex membrane anchor subunit gives MEQLYALAVGPLAWAAAAIFVFGSLYRLVRMYNLAKEKDGQALAYMSWKFGLRSLAHWFTPFGSLGWKENPLETIATFVFHIGLILLPLVVLGHVVLVEQFHGFSWWSPPEMVTDIVAMVVVVCCAFFALRRLMKPEVRFVTSGQDWLVLIIACLPFLTGVLAYHHVGPNLVMTTLHILSGELMLVAIPFTRLSHMLFGLFSRAYTGSEFGGVRHANDW, from the coding sequence ATGGAACAGTTGTATGCATTGGCTGTCGGCCCCCTGGCATGGGCGGCGGCGGCGATTTTTGTATTCGGCTCCCTGTACCGTCTTGTCCGCATGTACAATCTGGCCAAGGAAAAAGACGGGCAGGCCCTGGCGTACATGAGCTGGAAGTTCGGTCTGCGGTCCCTGGCGCACTGGTTCACGCCCTTCGGCTCGCTGGGGTGGAAAGAAAACCCGTTGGAAACCATCGCCACCTTTGTCTTCCACATCGGGCTCATTCTGCTGCCGCTGGTGGTGCTGGGCCATGTGGTGCTGGTGGAACAGTTCCACGGCTTCTCGTGGTGGTCGCCACCAGAAATGGTGACGGACATCGTGGCCATGGTGGTGGTGGTGTGCTGCGCGTTTTTCGCCCTGCGCCGGCTCATGAAGCCGGAGGTGCGGTTTGTCACCAGCGGGCAGGACTGGCTGGTGCTCATCATCGCGTGCCTGCCGTTCCTCACCGGCGTGCTGGCGTATCATCACGTGGGGCCGAATCTGGTCATGACCACGCTGCACATCCTGTCCGGCGAGCTGATGCTCGTCGCCATCCCGTTCACCAGGCTCTCGCACATGCTCTTTGGGCTCTTCAGCCGGGCGTACACGGGCAGCGAATTCGGCGGCGTTCGTCACGCCAACGACTGGTAA
- the tmcD gene encoding electron transfer complex subunit TmcD produces MPQSDAWDFETGARSLCDLHACARDYNWLEEPYFSPDGERVAMAAVSDDGATACVNGQAWENVFEKLWMPRFLPDGRLMAFVQTDGEWTAAVDDAPWENTFAFVWNPMWSQDGSRLAICIQQDGEYGIAVDDAPWETLYENANQFVLSRDGAHSAAVVQTISLGQADIEGYQKGVFSVAVDGEPWGSNFVNCWGPAFDAAGERVAAAARFSLYDYGIIEEGRPWTTTYQCVWEPFFDPNTGEVLAPVRTGGKWGLAHRGGFRWEPTFHQLWQPAYSRDGRTLAAIVAPKFGEFTVAVNGTPWNQTWPVVTDLVLSPTGRAACLANESNTRFRVVVDGTAWTGRYDMAWPPVFSPDGKRVAAAVEKHGRQTIVLDDKVYKEWFDKVWPPVFDPSGEKVLIRAVSGGACLRIVDHISSFKA; encoded by the coding sequence ATGCCCCAAAGCGATGCCTGGGATTTTGAAACAGGCGCGCGCAGTCTGTGCGATTTGCACGCCTGCGCCCGTGATTACAATTGGCTGGAGGAACCGTACTTCTCCCCGGATGGGGAGCGTGTGGCCATGGCTGCCGTCTCCGATGATGGCGCCACGGCGTGCGTCAACGGGCAAGCCTGGGAAAACGTGTTCGAGAAACTCTGGATGCCCAGGTTCCTCCCCGACGGCCGACTCATGGCCTTTGTCCAGACTGACGGTGAATGGACAGCGGCTGTGGACGACGCCCCCTGGGAAAACACCTTCGCCTTTGTGTGGAATCCCATGTGGAGCCAGGACGGCAGCCGTCTGGCCATCTGCATCCAGCAGGACGGCGAATACGGCATCGCCGTGGACGACGCCCCCTGGGAAACCCTGTATGAAAACGCCAACCAGTTTGTTCTGAGTCGCGACGGCGCACACAGCGCTGCCGTGGTGCAGACCATCTCCCTGGGGCAGGCGGACATCGAAGGCTACCAGAAAGGCGTCTTCTCCGTGGCGGTGGACGGCGAGCCCTGGGGCTCGAATTTCGTCAACTGCTGGGGCCCGGCCTTCGACGCCGCCGGCGAGCGCGTGGCCGCAGCGGCCCGGTTCTCGCTGTATGACTATGGCATCATAGAAGAAGGTCGCCCCTGGACCACCACGTATCAGTGTGTGTGGGAACCGTTCTTCGATCCCAACACCGGCGAAGTGCTGGCCCCGGTGCGCACCGGCGGCAAGTGGGGGCTGGCGCATCGTGGCGGCTTCCGCTGGGAGCCCACCTTCCATCAGCTCTGGCAGCCCGCCTATTCCCGTGACGGCCGCACCCTGGCCGCCATTGTGGCGCCGAAATTCGGCGAATTCACCGTGGCGGTGAACGGCACGCCCTGGAACCAGACGTGGCCCGTGGTGACGGATCTGGTGCTCAGCCCCACTGGCCGGGCAGCCTGTCTGGCCAACGAGAGCAACACCCGCTTCCGCGTGGTGGTGGACGGCACGGCCTGGACTGGCCGCTACGACATGGCCTGGCCGCCGGTGTTTTCGCCGGATGGCAAGCGCGTGGCCGCGGCGGTGGAAAAGCACGGCCGCCAGACCATCGTCCTGGACGACAAAGTGTACAAGGAATGGTTCGACAAGGTCTGGCCTCCGGTCTTTGACCCCAGCGGGGAAAAAGTGCTCATCCGGGCGGTTTCCGGCGGCGCATGCCTGCGCATCGTGGATCACATTTCGTCCTTCAAAGCGTAG
- the tmcA gene encoding acidic tetraheme cytochrome c3 TmcA, producing the protein MRRTTSPLLLFLLGLSLLVWVLPAFSQSDMVVVNRDPFPKAQRPAAKFEHDAHNEKAKLEDCGACHHGETDGKMDPANTSEGTPCADCHAANPAADPKLQHKTPLRRAYHLQCVGCHEKTGKGPLACGQCHAPTAQE; encoded by the coding sequence ATGCGTCGCACCACATCCCCGTTGCTGTTGTTCCTGCTGGGTCTGAGCCTGCTGGTCTGGGTGTTGCCGGCGTTTTCGCAGTCCGACATGGTGGTCGTGAACCGCGATCCCTTCCCCAAGGCCCAGCGGCCGGCGGCCAAGTTCGAGCATGACGCCCACAACGAAAAGGCCAAGCTCGAAGACTGCGGCGCCTGCCACCACGGCGAGACCGACGGCAAGATGGACCCTGCCAACACCTCCGAAGGCACCCCCTGCGCCGACTGCCACGCCGCCAACCCCGCCGCGGACCCCAAGCTGCAGCACAAAACGCCCCTGCGCCGCGCCTACCACCTGCAGTGCGTGGGCTGCCATGAAAAAACAGGCAAGGGTCCCCTCGCCTGCGGCCAGTGCCACGCCCCAACCGCCCAGGAGTAA
- a CDS encoding NifB/NifX family molybdenum-iron cluster-binding protein, with protein MRVCLATYGDRMASLLENASELRFYESRAGELDSRGFIPMPRGGPSALAETLHAAGIRSLVCGAVAESYAEHLQRAGIRLSPWIAGNVDHVLEAWLANTLEKLTMPGRRRK; from the coding sequence ATGCGCGTATGCCTGGCGACATATGGGGACAGAATGGCCTCGTTGCTGGAAAACGCCTCGGAGTTGCGGTTCTATGAATCACGCGCCGGGGAACTGGACTCCCGCGGGTTCATTCCCATGCCCAGGGGAGGCCCCAGCGCCCTGGCGGAAACCCTCCACGCCGCGGGCATCCGGTCCCTGGTCTGCGGGGCGGTGGCGGAAAGCTATGCCGAACACCTGCAGCGCGCCGGGATCCGGCTCTCGCCATGGATCGCCGGCAACGTGGACCACGTGCTGGAAGCCTGGCTTGCCAACACGCTGGAAAAACTAACCATGCCGGGACGGCGACGGAAGTAG
- the tmcB gene encoding electron transfer complex ferredoxin TmcB encodes MSTIADRLIDDAGIQRGLNRLEQSRIRSIIKGVLASETGARLKTYAETCMRCGLCAKACHYYMSHDGDPSYSPVGKVRQTMWEILKADGDVSKQQLQQFAQIAYTECNLCRRCMHYCPLGIDTAYIISVVRRICHKLGVTPQYIQDTAHSHAATLNQMWVKDDEWIDSLMWQEDEAREEFPTLRIPLEKEGADFMYSVIAPEPKFRTQLIYQAAAIFNAAGLDWTMPATPGWDNSNMAMFSGDAEVMSRVERAHYETAQRLRVKRIVMGECGHAFRAVCDVANRWLGWKVPPVPVVHSVEFFWDLLESGKIRMASKHPGTVTIHDPCNIIRGRGLMDKLRDVVHHICEDVVEMTPNREHNYCCCAGGGVINCGPPFKKVRVIGNKIKAEQLKATGVHTLIAPCHNCHGGLEDIIKHFELDMHIYFLGDIIYKHMERPADAGGGE; translated from the coding sequence ATGAGCACCATTGCCGACAGGCTCATAGACGACGCCGGGATCCAACGCGGGCTCAACCGCCTGGAGCAATCCCGCATCCGCTCCATCATCAAGGGTGTGCTGGCCAGCGAAACCGGGGCGCGCCTGAAGACCTACGCCGAAACCTGCATGCGCTGCGGCTTGTGCGCCAAGGCCTGCCATTACTATATGTCGCACGATGGCGACCCCAGCTACTCCCCCGTGGGCAAGGTCCGTCAGACCATGTGGGAGATCCTCAAGGCCGACGGCGACGTCAGCAAACAGCAACTGCAGCAGTTCGCGCAGATCGCCTATACGGAATGCAACCTGTGCCGCCGCTGCATGCATTACTGCCCCTTGGGCATCGATACGGCATACATCATCAGCGTGGTGCGCCGCATCTGTCACAAGCTGGGCGTAACCCCGCAGTACATCCAGGATACCGCCCACTCCCACGCCGCCACCCTGAACCAGATGTGGGTCAAGGATGACGAGTGGATCGACTCCCTGATGTGGCAGGAGGACGAAGCCCGGGAAGAATTCCCCACGCTGCGCATCCCCCTGGAAAAGGAAGGCGCGGACTTCATGTACTCCGTCATTGCGCCGGAGCCCAAGTTCCGCACCCAGCTCATCTACCAGGCCGCGGCCATCTTCAATGCCGCCGGTCTGGACTGGACCATGCCCGCCACCCCAGGCTGGGACAACTCCAACATGGCCATGTTCAGCGGCGATGCCGAAGTCATGTCCCGTGTGGAACGCGCCCATTACGAAACCGCGCAGCGCCTGCGGGTCAAGCGCATTGTCATGGGTGAATGCGGACACGCCTTCCGCGCCGTGTGCGACGTGGCCAACCGCTGGCTGGGCTGGAAAGTGCCTCCCGTGCCAGTGGTGCACTCCGTGGAATTCTTCTGGGACCTGCTGGAAAGCGGCAAGATCCGCATGGCCAGCAAGCATCCCGGCACCGTGACCATCCACGACCCCTGCAACATCATCCGCGGCCGTGGCCTCATGGACAAGCTGCGCGATGTGGTCCACCACATTTGCGAAGACGTGGTGGAAATGACCCCCAACCGCGAACACAACTACTGCTGCTGCGCCGGCGGCGGCGTCATCAACTGCGGCCCGCCATTCAAGAAGGTCCGCGTCATCGGCAACAAGATCAAAGCCGAGCAGCTCAAGGCCACGGGCGTGCACACGCTCATTGCCCCCTGTCACAACTGCCATGGCGGCCTGGAAGACATCATCAAGCACTTTGAGCTTGACATGCACATCTACTTCCTGGGCGACATCATCTACAAGCACATGGAACGGCCGGCCGATGCCGGGGGAGGGGAATAG
- the divK gene encoding DVU0259 family response regulator domain-containing protein has protein sequence MPKKIMVVDDDPAIVEFLTSLFKDNGYETCSASDGSLALEVLEREKPDLLTLDLEMPEEWGPRFYRKFSQKPEFKELPVIVISGLSGIHLAIRKAVATVNKPFDPKQVLEIVKNTIGS, from the coding sequence ATGCCCAAGAAGATCATGGTCGTCGATGACGACCCGGCCATCGTGGAGTTCCTGACCTCCCTGTTCAAGGACAACGGCTACGAAACCTGCTCCGCCTCCGACGGCAGCCTGGCCCTTGAGGTGCTGGAGCGCGAAAAGCCGGATCTCCTCACCCTGGATCTGGAAATGCCCGAGGAATGGGGGCCACGGTTCTACCGCAAGTTCTCCCAGAAGCCGGAGTTCAAGGAACTGCCGGTCATCGTCATCAGCGGGCTCTCCGGCATCCACCTGGCCATCCGCAAGGCTGTGGCCACGGTGAACAAGCCCTTCGATCCCAAGCAGGTGCTTGAAATCGTCAAAAACACCATCGGCAGCTAG